The Streptomyces seoulensis genome contains a region encoding:
- a CDS encoding alpha/beta fold hydrolase, producing the protein MARRIEVTGAGGVRLAAWEFADPPKEGTGPGAPGVLLLHGLMGRAAHWAPTARGLAGRHRAVALDQRGHGQSAQPPEEACTREAYVEDAEAALEQLALAPAVLVGHAMGALTAWQLAARRPDLVRGLVICDMRASALGAASQAEWADWFRSWPLPFATLADVRRWFGEDDPRLERPDPARGAFYAEVMHECADGWRPVFDPDRMLRTRATWVHDAHWDELTQVRCPTLVVRGLDGELGRAEAQEMVRVLPHGHYAEIPEAGHVPHYDQPVAWQGVLDQFLADLEGAP; encoded by the coding sequence ATGGCACGGCGTATCGAGGTGACAGGGGCGGGCGGGGTGCGGCTGGCCGCCTGGGAGTTCGCGGACCCGCCCAAGGAAGGGACCGGGCCCGGCGCACCGGGTGTGCTGCTGCTCCACGGCCTGATGGGCCGCGCCGCGCACTGGGCGCCCACCGCACGCGGGCTCGCCGGCCGGCATCGAGCGGTCGCGCTCGACCAGCGCGGGCACGGCCAGAGCGCCCAGCCCCCGGAGGAGGCCTGCACCCGCGAGGCGTACGTCGAGGACGCCGAGGCCGCGCTGGAACAGCTCGCCCTCGCCCCCGCCGTGCTGGTCGGCCACGCGATGGGCGCCCTCACCGCCTGGCAGCTCGCGGCCCGGCGCCCGGATCTGGTGCGGGGCCTGGTCATCTGCGACATGCGGGCCTCCGCGCTGGGCGCCGCCTCGCAGGCCGAGTGGGCCGACTGGTTCCGCTCCTGGCCGCTGCCCTTCGCCACCCTCGCCGACGTCCGGCGCTGGTTCGGCGAGGACGACCCCCGGCTGGAGCGCCCCGACCCCGCGCGCGGCGCCTTCTACGCCGAGGTGATGCACGAGTGCGCCGACGGCTGGCGGCCCGTCTTCGATCCCGACCGGATGCTCCGCACCCGCGCGACCTGGGTCCACGACGCCCACTGGGACGAGCTCACCCAGGTCCGCTGCCCCACCCTCGTGGTCCGCGGCCTCGACGGCGAACTGGGCCGCGCGGAGGCCCAGGAGATGGTCCGGGTTCTCCCCCACGGCCACTACGCCGAGATCCCCGAAGCGGGCCACGTCCCCCACTACGACCAGCCGGTGGCCTGGCAGGGGGTGCTGGACCAGTTCCTGGCCGACCTGGAGGGGGCGCCCTGA
- a CDS encoding isopenicillin N synthase family dioxygenase encodes MTNHATNPSYAQLPIIDLSAADRGPEERARFHARLHGAAHDVGFFQLTGHGVTRAETDALTSAMRAFFALPEADRLALDNINSPHFRGYTRTGDERTGGARDWRDQLDIGAERPARLPGPGEPPYWWLQGPNQWPAALPELRGAALAWIDKLSAVAQRLLRELLTAIGAPAGFYDPVFGAHAHPHLKLVRYPGSAGDGTDQGVGAHKDYGFLTLLLQDTVGGLQVQRADGRFHEVPPLDGAFVVNLGELLEVATNGYLVATNHRVVSPPAATERFSVPFFYNPSLDAKIAPLPFPHAERAPGVSTDPSNPLFAEYGYNELKGKLRAHPLVAERHHASLLAPA; translated from the coding sequence ATGACGAATCACGCGACGAATCCGTCGTACGCCCAGCTCCCGATCATCGACCTCTCGGCCGCCGACCGCGGCCCCGAGGAACGGGCCCGCTTCCATGCCCGGCTGCACGGCGCCGCCCATGACGTGGGCTTCTTCCAGTTGACCGGGCACGGCGTGACCCGGGCCGAGACCGATGCCCTGACCTCCGCCATGCGGGCCTTCTTCGCGCTGCCCGAGGCCGACCGGCTCGCCCTGGACAACATCAACTCCCCCCACTTCAGGGGCTACACCCGCACCGGCGACGAGCGCACCGGCGGCGCCCGCGACTGGCGCGACCAGCTCGACATCGGCGCCGAACGCCCGGCCCGCCTGCCCGGCCCCGGCGAGCCGCCGTACTGGTGGCTGCAGGGCCCCAACCAGTGGCCCGCCGCGCTGCCCGAGCTGCGCGGCGCCGCGCTCGCCTGGATCGACAAGCTCAGCGCGGTCGCCCAGCGCCTGCTGCGCGAACTGCTCACCGCCATCGGCGCCCCGGCCGGCTTCTACGACCCGGTCTTCGGCGCCCACGCCCACCCGCACCTCAAGCTGGTCCGCTACCCCGGCAGCGCGGGCGACGGCACCGACCAGGGCGTCGGCGCCCACAAGGACTACGGCTTCCTCACCCTGCTCCTCCAGGACACGGTCGGCGGCCTCCAGGTCCAGCGCGCGGACGGCCGCTTTCACGAAGTCCCGCCGCTGGACGGCGCGTTCGTGGTCAACCTGGGCGAACTCCTGGAGGTGGCCACCAACGGCTACCTGGTGGCCACGAACCACCGCGTGGTGAGCCCGCCCGCGGCCACCGAACGCTTCTCGGTCCCCTTCTTCTACAACCCGAGCCTGGACGCGAAGATCGCCCCGCTGCCCTTCCCGCACGCGGAGCGTGCACCTGGGGTCAGCACGGACCCGTCCAACCCGCTCTTCGCGGAGTACGGCTACAACGAGCTGAAGGGCAAGCTCCGGGCGCACCCGCTGGTGGCGGAGAGACACCACGCCTCTCTACTGGCGCCCGCGTAG
- a CDS encoding 4-coumarate--CoA ligase family protein codes for MFHSPYAEVPPVELPIHDAVLGGAAAFGDRPALVDGVDGTTVTYAQLDSLHRRLAAALAEAGVRKGDVLALHSPNTIAFPLAFYAATRAGATVTTAHPLATPKELAGQLADSSARWLITVSPLLPTARRAAELAGGIREIIVCDQAPGHRSLTELLTTGAPEPDVTVDPAEDVAALPYSSGTTGTPKGVMLTHRQIATNLAQLEPAVSVEPGDRILAVLPFFHIYGLTALMNAPLRKGATVVVLPRFELDTFLAAIETHRITGLYVAPPIVLALAKHPSVARRDLSSLKYVISAAAPLDATLAAACADRLGLPPLGQAYGMTELSPGTHVVPLAHLRDAPPGTVGRLIAGTEMRIVSLDDPGKDLGTGERGEILIRGPQIMKGYLGRPDATAALIDADGWLHTGDVGQVDADGWLFVVDRVKELIKYKGFQVAPAELEALLLTHPGIADAAVIGVVDEEGNEAPHAFVVRRPTAPDLSANEVMLYVAERVAPYKRVRGVTFTDGVPRAASGKILRRELRP; via the coding sequence GTGTTCCACAGCCCGTACGCCGAGGTCCCGCCCGTCGAACTGCCCATCCACGACGCCGTCCTGGGCGGCGCCGCCGCCTTCGGGGACCGGCCCGCGCTGGTCGACGGGGTGGACGGCACCACCGTCACCTACGCCCAACTCGACTCGCTGCACCGGAGACTGGCCGCTGCCCTCGCCGAGGCCGGGGTGCGCAAGGGTGACGTGCTCGCCCTGCACAGCCCCAACACCATCGCCTTCCCGCTCGCGTTCTACGCGGCCACCCGGGCGGGCGCGACCGTCACCACCGCCCACCCGCTGGCCACCCCCAAGGAGCTGGCCGGACAGCTCGCCGACAGCTCGGCCCGCTGGCTGATCACCGTCTCCCCGCTGCTGCCGACAGCCCGCAGAGCCGCCGAACTGGCGGGCGGGATCAGGGAGATCATCGTCTGCGACCAGGCGCCCGGCCACCGTTCGCTGACCGAACTGCTCACCACCGGCGCCCCCGAACCGGACGTCACCGTCGACCCGGCCGAGGACGTGGCCGCGCTGCCGTACTCCTCGGGCACCACCGGCACCCCCAAGGGGGTGATGCTCACCCACCGGCAGATCGCCACCAACCTCGCCCAACTGGAGCCCGCCGTGAGCGTGGAGCCCGGCGACCGCATTCTGGCCGTGCTCCCGTTCTTCCACATATACGGCCTCACCGCCCTGATGAACGCGCCCCTCCGGAAGGGCGCCACGGTGGTCGTGCTGCCCCGCTTCGAGCTGGACACCTTCCTCGCGGCGATCGAGACCCACCGCATCACCGGCCTGTACGTCGCCCCGCCGATCGTGCTCGCCCTCGCCAAGCACCCCTCGGTCGCCCGCCGCGACCTGTCCTCGCTGAAGTACGTGATCAGCGCCGCCGCCCCGCTGGACGCTACGCTCGCCGCGGCCTGCGCCGACCGGCTCGGCCTACCGCCGCTGGGCCAGGCGTACGGCATGACGGAGCTGTCGCCCGGCACCCACGTGGTCCCGCTCGCCCACCTGCGCGACGCGCCGCCCGGCACGGTCGGCAGGCTCATCGCCGGCACCGAGATGCGGATCGTCTCCCTCGACGACCCCGGCAAGGACCTCGGCACCGGCGAGCGCGGCGAGATCCTGATCCGGGGCCCGCAGATCATGAAGGGCTACCTGGGCCGCCCCGACGCCACGGCCGCGCTGATCGACGCCGACGGCTGGCTGCACACCGGCGACGTCGGCCAAGTGGACGCCGACGGCTGGCTGTTCGTGGTGGACCGGGTGAAGGAACTCATCAAGTACAAGGGGTTCCAGGTGGCCCCCGCCGAACTGGAGGCCCTGCTGCTCACCCACCCCGGCATCGCCGACGCGGCCGTGATCGGCGTCGTCGACGAGGAGGGCAACGAGGCCCCGCACGCCTTCGTCGTCCGCCGGCCCACCGCCCCGGACCTGAGCGCGAACGAGGTGATGCTGTACGTCGCCGAGCGCGTCGCACCCTACAAGCGGGTGCGCGGGGTCACCTTCACCGACGGCGTGCCCCGCGCCGCCTCCGGCAAGATCCTGCGCAGGGAGCTGCGCCCATGA
- the pdxH gene encoding pyridoxamine 5'-phosphate oxidase, translating into MRQDDRVTDRDLTPLPDPAVDPAFMRKQYQARGLGEEELATHPMDQFARWFADAARAAVHGTLYEPNAMVVSTVGPDGRPSSRTVLMKGYNSDGFVFYTNYGSRKARDLAGNPYVSLLFPWHPVARQVIVGGVARRTGREETAAYFRSRPHGSQLGAWASAQSTVIGSRDVLDGAYADLAARYPEGEEVPVPEHWGGFRVAPETVEFWQGRENRLHDRLRYTAAPDGSWTTERLSP; encoded by the coding sequence ATGCGGCAGGATGACCGGGTGACCGACCGCGATCTCACACCGCTGCCCGACCCGGCCGTAGATCCCGCGTTCATGCGCAAGCAGTACCAGGCGCGCGGGCTGGGCGAGGAGGAACTCGCCACGCACCCGATGGACCAGTTCGCCCGCTGGTTCGCGGACGCCGCCCGCGCGGCCGTCCACGGCACGCTCTACGAACCCAACGCCATGGTCGTCTCCACCGTGGGCCCCGACGGCCGCCCGAGCTCCCGCACGGTCCTGATGAAGGGCTACAACAGCGACGGCTTCGTCTTCTACACCAACTACGGCTCCCGCAAGGCCCGCGACCTGGCCGGGAACCCGTACGTCTCGCTGCTCTTCCCCTGGCATCCCGTCGCCCGGCAGGTGATCGTCGGCGGGGTCGCCCGGCGCACCGGCCGCGAGGAGACCGCCGCCTACTTCCGCAGCCGCCCGCACGGCTCCCAGCTCGGCGCCTGGGCCAGCGCCCAGTCCACGGTGATCGGCTCGCGCGACGTACTGGACGGCGCCTACGCCGACCTCGCCGCCCGGTACCCGGAGGGCGAGGAGGTGCCGGTGCCGGAGCACTGGGGCGGATTCCGGGTCGCGCCGGAGACGGTGGAGTTCTGGCAGGGCCGGGAGAACCGGCTGCACGACCGGCTCCGCTACACCGCCGCGCCGGACGGCTCCTGGACGACGGAGCGGCTGAGCCCCTAG
- a CDS encoding PAS domain-containing protein, with amino-acid sequence MSASRRSGTTDELGPEEPGGADLLAALLDGMDAALCAFDADGTVTHWNREATRILGWSAAEAVGRPGFDGWAVRSADAEEVRGRLRSAMRAAGRQVHEFALVTKDGRRVLVRTQSAAVRGPDGRPAGLYCAFSEVHTQIDLERSIALSEALFEDASWGVVLIDADLRPAVVNAHAARALGVGRTAALGRPLGELLTQGVEELENALTHVLAEGAPPGPIELWVTVRSAEGERRRCWRSGFVRLASPLGQEPVPLGVGWLFQDVTEARQGEREASLLRFRANQLHRAARAAAECEDPAEAAVVHLEFALAGFADHALLDRLTDTRGETVRLERLAATPAGTPGADVHTGLPVRYAPDHPAPRCTERGGTVRADVGGVPAERAHEWARTRHWPAETAHALCTPLRSRGRTLGVLTFLRGTSRDGFDRSDTTYAEEVAARIAGALDLADAVGGTRQV; translated from the coding sequence GTGAGTGCTTCCCGGCGCAGTGGGACCACCGACGAGCTGGGACCGGAGGAACCGGGCGGCGCCGATCTGCTCGCCGCCCTGCTGGACGGCATGGACGCCGCCCTGTGCGCCTTCGACGCCGACGGCACCGTCACCCACTGGAACCGCGAGGCGACACGCATCCTGGGCTGGAGCGCCGCCGAGGCGGTCGGACGGCCCGGCTTCGACGGCTGGGCGGTGCGCAGCGCCGACGCCGAGGAGGTCCGGGGGCGACTGCGGTCCGCGATGCGCGCGGCCGGCCGCCAGGTCCACGAGTTCGCCCTCGTCACCAAGGACGGCCGCCGGGTCCTCGTACGCACCCAGTCGGCCGCCGTGCGCGGGCCGGACGGCCGTCCGGCGGGCCTGTACTGCGCCTTCAGCGAGGTGCACACCCAGATCGACCTGGAACGGTCCATCGCGCTGAGCGAGGCCCTGTTCGAGGACGCGTCCTGGGGCGTCGTCCTCATCGACGCAGACCTGCGCCCGGCCGTCGTCAACGCGCACGCGGCCCGCGCCCTGGGCGTCGGGCGTACCGCCGCGCTCGGGCGTCCGCTGGGCGAACTGCTCACGCAGGGCGTGGAGGAGCTGGAGAACGCGCTCACCCATGTGCTGGCGGAGGGCGCCCCGCCCGGACCGATCGAGCTGTGGGTGACCGTGCGCTCGGCCGAGGGGGAGCGGCGGCGCTGCTGGCGCAGCGGCTTCGTACGGCTCGCCTCACCGCTGGGCCAGGAGCCGGTGCCGCTCGGCGTCGGCTGGCTCTTCCAGGACGTCACCGAGGCGCGGCAGGGTGAGCGCGAGGCGTCCCTGCTGCGCTTCCGCGCCAACCAGTTGCACCGCGCGGCCCGGGCCGCCGCCGAGTGCGAGGACCCCGCCGAAGCGGCCGTCGTCCACCTGGAGTTCGCCCTCGCGGGCTTCGCCGACCACGCCCTGCTGGACCGGCTGACCGACACGCGCGGGGAGACGGTACGTCTCGAGCGGCTCGCCGCCACGCCCGCCGGGACACCGGGCGCCGACGTCCACACGGGCCTGCCCGTCCGCTACGCCCCGGACCATCCGGCGCCCCGGTGCACCGAGCGCGGCGGTACCGTACGCGCGGACGTGGGGGGCGTTCCGGCCGAGCGGGCGCACGAGTGGGCGCGCACCCGGCACTGGCCCGCCGAGACGGCCCACGCGCTGTGCACCCCGCTGCGCAGCCGGGGCCGGACCCTGGGCGTGCTGACCTTCCTGCGCGGCACGTCCCGCGACGGTTTCGACCGCTCGGACACGACCTACGCGGAAGAGGTGGCCGCGCGCATCGCGGGCGCGCTGGACCTGGCGGACGCGGTGGGCGGGACCAGGCAGGTATGA
- a CDS encoding TetR/AcrR family transcriptional regulator, producing the protein MGGVSTTERDRVPKQDRSRATRLRLLEAAVACLAEHGWAGSTVSVVAERAGVSRGAAQHHFPTREDLFTAAVEYVAERRSSALRDLFPEGAADRRAVVHALVGLYTGPLFRAALQLWVAAANEEQLRGRVTELEARVGRESHRIAVELLGADESRPGVRESVQGLLDMARGLGLATLLTDDTARRERVVAQWAALLDDALG; encoded by the coding sequence ATGGGTGGTGTGAGTACGACGGAACGCGACCGCGTACCCAAGCAGGACCGCAGCCGGGCCACCCGGCTGCGGCTGCTGGAGGCCGCCGTGGCCTGCCTCGCCGAACACGGCTGGGCGGGCTCCACGGTCTCGGTCGTCGCCGAGCGCGCGGGCGTCTCGCGCGGTGCGGCCCAGCACCACTTCCCCACCCGCGAGGACCTGTTCACGGCGGCCGTCGAGTACGTCGCCGAACGCCGCTCCAGCGCGCTGCGCGACCTGTTCCCGGAGGGCGCCGCCGACCGCCGGGCCGTGGTCCACGCCCTCGTCGGCCTGTACACGGGCCCGCTCTTCCGGGCCGCGCTCCAGCTCTGGGTGGCCGCCGCCAACGAGGAGCAGCTCCGCGGCCGGGTGACCGAGCTGGAGGCCCGCGTCGGCCGCGAGAGCCACCGGATCGCCGTGGAACTCCTCGGCGCCGACGAGTCCCGGCCCGGCGTGCGCGAGAGCGTGCAGGGCCTGCTCGACATGGCGCGCGGGCTCGGCCTCGCCACCCTCCTCACCGACGACACCGCCCGCCGCGAGCGGGTCGTGGCCCAGTGGGCGGCCCTGCTGGACGACGCCCTCGGCTGA
- a CDS encoding metal-dependent transcriptional regulator — MSGLIDTTEMYLRTILELEEEGVVPMRARIAERLDQSGPTVSQTVARMERDGLVSVASDRHLELTDEGRRLATRVMRKHRLAECLLVDVIGLEWEQVHAEACRWEHVMSEAVERRVLELLRHPTESPYGNPIPGLEELGEKDGADPFLDEGMVSLAELDPGSDGKTVVVRRIGEPIQTDAQLMYTLRRAGVQPGSVVSVTESAGGVLVGSGGEAAELASDVASHVFVAKR, encoded by the coding sequence ATGTCCGGACTGATCGACACCACGGAGATGTATCTCCGCACCATCCTCGAACTGGAAGAGGAAGGCGTCGTCCCCATGCGCGCCCGCATCGCGGAACGGCTCGACCAGAGCGGGCCGACCGTGAGCCAGACGGTGGCGCGCATGGAGCGGGACGGACTGGTGTCCGTGGCCAGCGACCGTCACCTGGAGCTGACCGACGAGGGCCGCAGGCTCGCCACCCGCGTGATGCGCAAGCACCGGCTCGCCGAGTGCCTGCTCGTGGACGTGATCGGGCTGGAGTGGGAGCAGGTGCACGCGGAGGCGTGCCGCTGGGAGCACGTGATGAGCGAGGCGGTGGAGCGCCGCGTGCTGGAACTGCTGCGCCACCCCACCGAGTCGCCGTACGGCAACCCGATCCCGGGGCTGGAGGAGCTGGGGGAGAAGGACGGCGCCGACCCGTTCCTGGACGAGGGCATGGTCTCGCTCGCGGAGCTGGACCCCGGCTCGGACGGCAAGACGGTCGTGGTGCGCCGGATCGGGGAGCCGATCCAGACGGACGCCCAGCTCATGTACACGCTGCGGCGGGCGGGCGTGCAGCCCGGCTCGGTGGTGAGCGTGACCGAGTCGGCGGGGGGCGTGCTGGTGGGCAGCGGTGGCGAGGCGGCCGAGCTGGCCTCCGACGTGGCGTCCCACGTGTTCGTCGCCAAGCGCTGA
- a CDS encoding citrate synthase 2 produces the protein MSAFVPGLEGVVAFETEIAEPDKEGGSLRYRGVDIEDLVGHVSFGNVWGLLVDGAFAPGLPAAEPFPIPVHSGDIRVDVQSALAMLAPVWGLRPLLDIDAEQARDDLARAAVMALSYVAQSARGQGLPMVPQREIDKAGSVVERFMIRWRGEPDPKHVAAVDAYWTSAAEHGMNASTFTARVIASTGADVSAALSGAVGAMSGPLHGGAPSRVLGMIEEIERTGDAVGYVKKALDRGERLMGFGHRVYRAEDPRARVLRRTARELGAPRFEIAEALEKAALEELHNRRPDRVLATNVEFWAAIMLDFAEVPSHMFTSMFTCARTAGWSAHILEQKRTGRLVRPSAEYVGPGTRKPSDISGYANIAH, from the coding sequence ATGTCCGCGTTCGTACCCGGACTAGAGGGAGTCGTCGCGTTCGAGACCGAGATCGCCGAACCGGACAAGGAGGGCGGGTCCCTCCGCTACCGGGGCGTCGACATCGAGGACCTCGTGGGGCACGTGTCCTTCGGGAACGTGTGGGGACTGCTGGTGGACGGCGCCTTCGCGCCCGGTCTGCCGGCCGCCGAGCCGTTCCCGATCCCCGTGCACTCCGGTGACATCCGGGTGGACGTGCAGTCCGCGCTCGCCATGCTGGCGCCGGTGTGGGGGCTGCGCCCGCTGCTGGACATCGACGCCGAGCAGGCCCGCGACGACCTCGCACGCGCCGCCGTCATGGCCCTGTCCTACGTCGCCCAGTCCGCGCGCGGGCAGGGGCTGCCGATGGTGCCGCAGCGTGAGATCGACAAGGCCGGGTCGGTCGTGGAGCGGTTCATGATCCGCTGGCGTGGGGAGCCCGACCCCAAGCATGTCGCCGCCGTCGACGCGTACTGGACCTCGGCCGCCGAACACGGCATGAACGCCTCCACCTTCACCGCGCGGGTGATCGCCTCCACCGGGGCGGACGTCTCCGCCGCGCTGTCGGGGGCGGTGGGCGCGATGTCCGGCCCGCTGCACGGCGGTGCCCCCTCGCGGGTGCTCGGGATGATCGAGGAGATCGAGCGGACCGGTGACGCCGTCGGGTACGTGAAGAAGGCGCTGGACCGGGGTGAGCGGCTGATGGGGTTCGGGCACCGGGTCTACCGGGCCGAGGACCCCCGTGCGCGTGTGCTGCGGCGGACCGCGCGTGAGCTGGGGGCGCCTCGGTTCGAGATCGCGGAGGCGCTGGAGAAGGCGGCGCTGGAGGAGTTGCACAACCGGCGGCCGGACCGTGTGCTGGCCACCAACGTGGAGTTCTGGGCGGCGATCATGCTCGACTTCGCGGAGGTGCCCTCGCACATGTTCACGTCCATGTTCACGTGTGCGCGCACCGCTGGGTGGTCGGCACACATCCTCGAACAGAAGCGGACGGGGCGGCTGGTGCGGCCCTCTGCCGAGTACGTGGGGCCGGGGACCCGGAAGCCGTCCGACATCTCGGGGTACGCGAACATCGCCCACTGA
- a CDS encoding SIS domain-containing protein, with product MSDGTPADLFLDAAIGLLRRVREEESGAVAAAGTLLADTVEAGGRLFAFGAGHSSLAAQDVVYRAGGLALMNLLAVPGVVGVDVNPAVLGSALERVDGLASAVLDSSPLRAGDALVIISLSGRNALPVEMALHARALGIKVIGVTSVAYATRTASRHSSGTFLKDHCDVVLDSKIAVGDAELTLDTVPAPFAPASTVVTSALMQSVLATAAATLADRGVEPPLLRSGNVDGGHAWNARIMEKYGDRIFYHR from the coding sequence ATGAGCGACGGCACTCCGGCCGACCTGTTCCTCGACGCCGCGATCGGCCTGCTGCGGCGCGTGCGCGAGGAGGAGAGCGGGGCCGTAGCCGCCGCCGGGACCCTGCTCGCCGACACGGTCGAGGCGGGCGGACGGCTCTTCGCCTTCGGCGCCGGCCACTCCTCGCTCGCCGCCCAGGACGTCGTCTACCGGGCGGGCGGCCTCGCCCTGATGAACCTGCTCGCCGTCCCCGGCGTGGTCGGCGTCGACGTCAACCCGGCCGTCCTCGGCTCCGCCCTGGAACGGGTCGACGGGCTCGCCTCCGCCGTGCTGGACAGCTCGCCGCTGCGCGCGGGCGACGCCCTGGTGATCATCTCCCTGTCCGGCCGCAACGCCCTGCCGGTGGAGATGGCCCTGCACGCGCGCGCCCTGGGCATCAAGGTCATCGGCGTCACCTCGGTCGCCTACGCCACCCGGACCGCCTCCCGGCACTCCTCGGGCACGTTCCTGAAGGACCACTGCGACGTCGTACTGGACTCCAAGATCGCGGTCGGGGACGCGGAGCTGACCCTCGACACCGTCCCGGCGCCCTTCGCGCCCGCTTCCACGGTGGTCACCTCGGCCCTGATGCAGTCCGTGCTGGCGACGGCCGCCGCCACCCTGGCCGACCGGGGTGTCGAACCCCCGCTGCTGCGCTCGGGGAACGTGGACGGCGGGCACGCGTGGAACGCCCGGATCATGGAGAAGTACGGCGACCGGATCTTCTACCACCGCTGA
- a CDS encoding enoyl-CoA hydratase family protein, whose amino-acid sequence MTLVARTRGRAVETLGLDSPDTRNALSAPLVAELTDALADCAKDPGVRAVVLTHTGNTFCAGADLRDPPHPDALVGLLRQLVELPKPVVARITGHVRAGGLGLVGACDIAASSAGATFAFTEVRIGVAPAVISLPLLPRTDPRALARFYLTGERFGPAEAVRLGLLTLTGDDVDEALAPVLDGLRRSSPEALAATKGLLTARVLETFDRDAGRLTALSARLFSAPEAREGMTAFLERRDAAWVV is encoded by the coding sequence ATGACCCTCGTCGCACGCACCCGCGGCCGTGCCGTGGAGACGCTCGGCCTGGACTCCCCGGACACCCGCAACGCCCTCTCCGCGCCGCTGGTCGCCGAACTCACGGACGCCCTGGCCGACTGTGCGAAGGACCCCGGTGTCCGGGCGGTCGTCCTCACCCACACCGGCAACACCTTCTGCGCCGGAGCCGACCTGCGCGACCCGCCCCACCCGGACGCCCTGGTCGGCCTGTTGCGGCAGCTCGTGGAGCTGCCCAAGCCGGTCGTCGCCCGGATCACCGGGCACGTCCGCGCGGGCGGGCTGGGACTGGTCGGCGCCTGCGACATCGCGGCATCCTCGGCCGGTGCCACGTTCGCCTTCACCGAGGTCCGCATCGGGGTCGCCCCGGCCGTGATCTCCCTGCCGCTGCTCCCGCGCACCGACCCGCGTGCGCTCGCCCGCTTCTACCTCACCGGCGAGCGCTTCGGCCCCGCCGAGGCGGTACGGCTCGGCCTGCTCACGCTCACCGGCGACGACGTGGACGAGGCGCTCGCCCCCGTCCTGGACGGCCTGCGCCGCTCCTCGCCCGAGGCCCTGGCCGCGACGAAGGGCCTGCTCACGGCTAGGGTGCTGGAGACGTTCGACCGGGACGCGGGCCGGCTCACCGCGCTCTCGGCCCGGCTGTTCTCCGCCCCCGAGGCCAGGGAGGGGATGACGGCCTTCCTGGAGAGACGGGATGCGGCATGGGTGGTGTGA